The following DNA comes from Candidatus Neomarinimicrobiota bacterium.
AATCTGACACGGAGTCAAACTTTCTTCTTTGGTTTAAATCCAATACGGTCATAAGGATTTATCACACTTGATATCATATTTCTCAGGTGGGCATTAATCCTTTTTAAATATCTAAAGTATAAAGCGAATACAGCCACGCTTGAGCAGTTCAGTTCATCGTTTTTTCCAGTGACCAGTTTTTTAATATAGGTATCACAGGTTCTGCCTACTGCTTTAGTTGCAGAGTAAATCTCCAGTGCCAGGTCTACATCTCCTTCTTCGATGCATTCCGGCGCCTTGGAAAACATCTCTTTGATGGAAACTTCAATTTCGTGAAGAATATTTTCCATTTCCCCGCCACTAAACTTTCCTGGATGCATTTCGGTCAGGTCTACAATATTTTTTATATAGTCACCGATCCGTTCAACATCCACTACCACTGTAGAAAGAACCAGTCCAGCCGCAATGCTTTCCCCGCCTTGCACAGAAATATGTGTTACTACTTTACGCCTGATGTCTCTTTCATATTTATTTATAAGTTTATCTTTTTTAAATATCAATTTCTGAACTGATTGTACATTATCGCCCCAGAGGGTATCCACTGCATCGCGAAACATTTCTGCATCTATATTGATCGCTTCATAGGTCATGATCCAAGCTTCGCTTAATAAATTATCCATGGACCATAACTGTTTTATCTCTTTCCACATAGAGTCACCTTTAGGTTTGTTTAATTAGAATACCATAAAAAGGATTGGTATGAAATGTAAAACAATATATATACTGATAAATAGTATTAATTTATTTCTTGATCCTGATACAAAAACACTGGTTTTTTCTGCTAATATTATGGGGATAAACCTGAGGGGATAGAAGATCATTATTCCAAAAATATTAAAAGTTAAATGTGCAAAAGCAGCGGTGACGGCTACTGGATGACCGGTTGCTAAAGCAGCCAATAGGGCTGTGCCAGTTGTTCCGATATTCGCACCCAGTGTGTACGGGAATATTTTTTTTAATTTTACAATTCCTGCTCCGGCCAGGGGGACTATCAGTGATGTTGTAACAGAGCTGCTTTGTACTATAAAGGTCATCATCATACCCCAGAACATTCCCAGTGCATCATTCTTAAAGAGATATTTATTTATGATAAGCTCAATTTTATTGACCACCAGGGATCTGATCATCTTAATCAAAAAAGCAAGTGCTGCAAACATCCCAATAATTGAAATGATCAATAATATTATTTCTTTAAAAGGCATTGATACTATCAGCCCGTCAATAAAATGAATGACCGGGTTTAAGATAGCCTTTAAGGGGTTGAACATTTTCATCCCGCCAACACCCTCAAATCTCACATTTAGAAAAATAGCGACTTTTTGAATTATGTGATATTTAATTTCGATGGGGAATAAAACTATTACAGCACTAATATTGTAGTAATCGTGTACTATGCCAGCGGCAAACGCTCTTTTAAACTCTGCTTTACGACCTACATGGCCAAGTGAAACCAAAGTATTCGTTACCGTTGTGCCAATATTTGCACCCATAATAATGGGTATGGCATTTTCAAGATTTACCACTCCACCTGCAACCAATCCAACCACTATTGCTGTTGTAGTTGATGAACTTTGAATAAGAGATGTGGCAACAATTCCAATTAGCAGACCGGCAAAAGGATTTGAAGTAGTTTGAAGCATTGCTTCGGCAAACTCTTTACCGAAAAGCTTAAAACTATGTCCTAGCAACTTAATACTAAGCAGGAATAGATAGATCGTGATAATTACAATGATTATTTTAATAATCTTTTGGCGCAGTTCCGGATTCACAATAACTCCTTTAGAATTGTGAAAATTAATGGAGCAGGTCAAAATGTTTTGCCAAAAATTATTCCTTTGGCTGATTCAAAGTAATATCATCTTTGTGTCAATCAATGGTTTTATTTTGTTTTGAAACTGGTGTTTTATTTTGATACTTTGACGTTGCTCAGTACAGGCAAGCTCACTACAAACTTTCGAGCTGAATGTATTTCGATTCAGATATATCCACTTTTAATAGAATCACGTCACAAATCATAAACTCAAACCACTTTGCTTCCAACTACCGTATAGAGG
Coding sequences within:
- a CDS encoding PhoU domain-containing protein — translated: MWKEIKQLWSMDNLLSEAWIMTYEAINIDAEMFRDAVDTLWGDNVQSVQKLIFKKDKLINKYERDIRRKVVTHISVQGGESIAAGLVLSTVVVDVERIGDYIKNIVDLTEMHPGKFSGGEMENILHEIEVSIKEMFSKAPECIEEGDVDLALEIYSATKAVGRTCDTYIKKLVTGKNDELNCSSVAVFALYFRYLKRINAHLRNMISSVINPYDRIGFKPKKKV
- a CDS encoding Na/Pi symporter; translated protein: MNPELRQKIIKIIIVIITIYLFLLSIKLLGHSFKLFGKEFAEAMLQTTSNPFAGLLIGIVATSLIQSSSTTTAIVVGLVAGGVVNLENAIPIIMGANIGTTVTNTLVSLGHVGRKAEFKRAFAAGIVHDYYNISAVIVLFPIEIKYHIIQKVAIFLNVRFEGVGGMKMFNPLKAILNPVIHFIDGLIVSMPFKEIILLIISIIGMFAALAFLIKMIRSLVVNKIELIINKYLFKNDALGMFWGMMMTFIVQSSSVTTSLIVPLAGAGIVKLKKIFPYTLGANIGTTGTALLAALATGHPVAVTAAFAHLTFNIFGIMIFYPLRFIPIILAEKTSVFVSGSRNKLILFISIYIVLHFIPILFMVF